CGATGTCCTACGGTCACGGTATCTCCGTGAGCCTGATCCAGATGGCCCGCGCCTATCTCGCCTTTGCGCGTGACGGCGAGCTGGTGCCGCTCTCCCTGACCCGTGTCGAGGGCGAGCCCAGCAATGGCCGTCGTATCTTCTCGCCCGAGACGACGCATGCGGTGCGTGCGATGCTGGAGTCAGTGACACAGCCTGGCGGTACGGCGACCAAGGCGCAGGTCGCGGGTTATCGCGTCGGCGGCAAGACCGGTACCGCCCTCAAGATCGAGAATGGTCGCTACACCAAGCGCTACATCGCATCTTTCGTGGGCTTTGCGCCGGTCTCCAATCCGCGCCTGGTGGTCGCCGTGATGATCGATGAACCGAGTGCGGGCAGCTACTACGCCGGCACGGTGGCCGGGCCGCTGTTCTCTCGCATCATGGAAGGTTCGCTGCGCTCGCTCGGCGTCGCGCCTGACGCGCCGCTGACGCCGCTGCAGCTCGCGCGGCGCCAGTCCGAGGGCGCGGGGGGCACGGCCGTCGCGCAGGAGAGCATGTAAATGAGCCTTGCCGCACCCATCCTCGCGCGCCTGCAGGCAGCTGGCGTGGTCCCCTGCGGGATCACGGCGGACTCGCGCCGTGTCGGGCCGGGTGAGGTGTTCGCGGCGTGGCCCGGATTTCGCACCGACGGCCGGCGCTACCTGGCGTCGGCCGTCGAGCGTGGCGCAGCCGCCGTGCTGTGGGAAAGCGGCGATGGCTTCAACGCAGGGGAGCTGCCCATTCCGTCGCTGCCGGTCGAGCGTCTGCGTGACCTTGCCGGCCATCTCGCGCACGAGATCTATGGTCGCCCGTCCGAACGCCTCTGGCTTGTGGGGGTGACGGGCACCAATGGCAAGACTACCGTGAGCCAGATGCTGGCGAGCGCCATGCAGGACCTTGGGGTGCGCTGCGGTATCGTCGGCACCCTTGGCAACGGTTTCCCGGGCGAACTGGAGAGTTCGCTCAACACCACGCCCGATGCGCTCGAGCTGCATCGCTTGCTCGCCGGCTTCGCCAGGGCCGGGGCAGGGGCGGCGGCGATGGAGGTCTCGTCCATCGGCCTCGACCAGGGGCGGGTCAATGGCGCCTGCTTCGATGTGGCGATCTTCACCAACCTGAGCCGCGACCACCTCGATTACCACGGCTCGATGGAGGCCTACGGCGAAGCCAAGGCGCGCCTCTTCTCGCTACCCGGGGTGGAGCGCTGCGTGATCAACATCGACGATCCCTACGGGCTCATGCTCGCGCGGCGGCTGGTGGCGCAGGGGCGGGACGTGATCGCGTGCACCCTGTACCACGCCAACGCCGATGCGGTGCCGGGTGCGCGTGTGCTGCTCGGCGACCGGCTGCAGGCTGCGCCGACGGGCTTGCGCTTCGCGCTGCAGTGGGATCACCGCGTTGCCGAAATTCAGGTCCGGATGGTTGCGCCGTTCAACGTCTCGAACCTGCTGGCCGTGGCGGGCGCGCTGCTCGCGCGCGGTGTGCCGTTCGATGAGCTGCCGCCCGTTCTGGTGCGGATGACGCCGCCGGAGGGACGCATGCAACTGGTCGGCGGCGTGTGCGAGCCGCTGATCGTGATCGATTATGCGCATACGCCGGACGCGCTGGCGCAGGTGCTCGAATCCCTGCGTACGACCGTGCACTCGCGTCGCGGCCGGCTCAGCTGCGTCTTTGGCTGCGGCGGCGACCGTGATGCGGGCAAGCGTCCGCTGATGGGCGAGGTCGCTGCTCGTCTTGCCGACCGCGTCATTGTCACCAGTGACAATCCGCGCACGGAAGATCCGCTGAAGATCCTCGATGCAGTGGCAGCAGGCGCAGGCCCGCAGGCCGAGTGCATCGTCGATCGCGCACAGGCGATCCGCATCGCCATCGCGGAGGCGGCGGCGGATGACGTCGTGGTGATCGCGGGCAAGGGCCATGAGCCGTATCAGGAAGTGATGGGTCAGCGCCTGCCGTTCTCGGACCTGGAGCAGGCGAATGTGGCGCTGCGCGCCTGGCATGCGGGAGGGGCGAAACGATGATGAGTCTGCAGGATGCCGCACGCGCCCTCGCTCAGTATGGCGCGCGTGCAATCGGCATGACGCGCTTTGACGGGGTGGGTACCGACAGTCGCGCGCTGGCGCCGGGTCAGCTGTTCGTCGCGCTGCGCGGCGAGCGCTTCGACGGTCACGACTTCGTGGATGTCGCGGCTCGAGCCGGGGCCGCGGCCGCCTTGGTGGATGTTCGCTGGTTCGACGCGAACCCCGAGCCGCCGCTGCCCGCACTGGTCGTCGAGGACACGCGTCTCGCGCTTGGTGCGCTCGCCGCGGCTTGGCGCTCGCGCTTCGCCCTGCCGCTCGTCGGCGTGACCGGCAGCAATGGCAAGACCACCGTCAAGGAGATGTGTGCCGCCATCCTGCGCGCGCAGGCGCGGCGGGACGGCTTCGGCGACGAGGCGGTGCTGGCGACGCGGGGGAACCTGAACAACGACATCGGCCTGCCGCTGACGCTGCTCGAGTTGCGCGACTTCCATCGCGCTGCCGTGATCGAGATGGGCATGAACCATCCGGGCGAGATCGCCTACCTGACGGCGCTGGCGCAACCAACCGTCGCCATCGTGAATAACGCGCAGCGGGCCCATCTCGAAGGCATGGGTACGCTCGAAGAGGTCGCGCACGAGAAGGGCGCGATCTATGCGGGGCTTGGCAGTGCCGGCGTGGCGGTGATCAATGCCGATGACCCGCATGCCCAGTACTGGCGCGCCCTGAACGCCGATCGTGCGATTGTGACATTCGGTATCGAGCAGGTCGCCGACGTCAGCGGCCGGTGTACCCTTCGCGGCCTCGGTTCGCGGGTCGAGCTCGATACTCCCCAGGGGCGTATCGACTTCGCACTGCAGGTGCCGGGTCTGCATAACGTGCGGAATGCCGTCGGCGCTGCCGCTGCCTGCCTTGCGGCCGGCGTGACGTCCGAGGCAGTGGCCGAAGGTCTCGGTGAGTTCCTTGGTACGCCGGGTCGTCTGCAGCGACGTATCGGTCCGGGCGGCGCCGTGATCCTCGACGACTCGTACAACGCCAATCCCGACTCGGTGCGTGCCGGCATCGACGTGCTTGCGTCCATGCCGGGGCACACCTGGCTGGTGCTCGGCGATATGGGCGAGGTGGGCGAAACCAGCGCACAAGTCCATGACGAGATCGGCGGCTACGCCAAGAGCAAGGGGATCGACGGCCTGTTCGCACTGGGCGAAATGACGAATGTTGCGGTGCGAAATTTCGGCGATGGCGCCCAGCACTTCGCGTCGCCCGAGGCGCTGGTGCGGGCGCTGGCGCCCAGGCTGGATGCAGACTCGGTCGTGCTGGTGAAGGGCTCGCGGTTCATGCGTATGGAAAGGGTGGCGGACGCGCTTGCGGCAATGCACAATTCCGCCCCTTCAATGGATAGCGGCGCCTAACATGCTGTTGGAACTTGCACTCTGGCTCGGCCAGGACATTCGTGGCTTCAACGTCTTCGGCTACATCACGCTGAGGACCGTGCTCGCGGCGCTGACGGCGCTGGCGATCTCGCTCATCGCCGGTCCCGGCGTCATCCGCTGGCTCGCGGCCAAGAAGATCGGCCAGGCGGTGCGCGACGACGGTCCCAAGTCGCACCTGACCAAGGCGGGCACGCCGACCATGGGGGGCGCGCTGATCCTGATCTCCATCGGCATCACCATCCTGCTGTGGGGTGATCTGAAGAACGACTACGTGTGGGTGACCCTGCTGGTCACGCTCGGTTTCGGCGCAGTCGGCTGGGTGGATGACTGGCGCAAGGTGGTGCACCGCGACCCGAAGGGCCTGGCGAGTCGCTGGAAGTACCTCTGGACCTCGGCGATCGCCCTCGCCGCGGCCGTCTATCTTGGGCTCACCGCGAATACGCCGGCCGAAACCGAACTCATCGTCCCCTTCTTCAAGGCGGTCGCCTATCCGCTCGGCATTTTCGGCTTCATCGCGCTGACCTATTTCGTCATCAATGGCACCAGCCATGCGGTGAACCTCACCGACGGTCTCGATGGCCTCGCGATCATGCCGACCGTGATGGTCGCTGCGGCCCTGGCGATCTTCGCCTACGTCGCTGGTCACGTCGGATTCTCGAAGTACCTTGGCGTGCCCTACGTTGCCGGAGCGGGCGAGCTCGCGGTGTTCTGCGGCGCGATCTGCGGCGCCGGCCTCGGTTTCCTGTGGTTCAACGCCTACCCGGCGGAGGTCTTCATGGGCGACGTCGGCGCGCTTGCGCTCGGCGCCGCGCTCGGCACCATCGCCGTCATCGTCCGGCAGGAGATCGTGCTCTTCATCATGGGCGGCCTGTTCGTCGCAGAAACGCTGTCCGTGATGGTGCAGGTGCTGTACTTCAAGGCGACCGGCGGCAAGCGGATCTTCCGCATGGCGCCGCTGCACCACCACTACGAGCTGGGTGGCTGGAAGGAAACGCAGGTCGTGGTCCGCTTCTGGATCATCACCATCATGCTGGTGCTGTTCGGCCTGTCGACGCTGAAGCTGAGATGAGCGCACTCACCGGAAAACATGTCCTCGTGCTGGGGCTCGGCGAGTCGGGCCTGGCGATGGCTCGCTGGTGCGCGCTGCGCGGTGCGCGCGTGCGCGTGGCCGACAGCCGCACTGCGCCGCCCGGTTTGGACGCGCTGCGCGAGGATGCGCCGCTGGCGGAGATCGTCACCGGCGGTTTCGGCAGCGAGGTGCTCGATGGGGTCGATCTGGTGGCGCTGAGCCCGGGTCTCGACCCGCGCGTCGGTGTCGCTGCCGAGGCCTGCCGTCGTGGTCTGCCGATCACCGGCGAGATGAGCCTGCTGGCCGAGGCGCTGGACGAACTGGGGGTGCGCTCGCAGACCCGTATCCTCGCCATCACCGGTACCAACGGCAAGACCACGACGACTGCGCTCGCCGCCGCGCTGGCGCGTTCTGCCGGCATCGACGCCGTCGCGGCCGGCAACATCAGCCCGGCTGCACTCGACGTGCTGATGGACCGGCTTGCCGCCGGCGCCGCCTTACCCCAATGCTGGGTACTCGAACTGTCCAGCTTCCAGATCGAGACGATGCGGAACCTCGATGCGGAGGCTGCCACGGTGCTGAACGTCACCGACGATCACCTGGATCGCTACGCAGGCCTCGACGAGTACGCCGCGACCAAGGCGGTGATCTTCCAGGGGCGTGGTGCGCAGGTGTTGAATCGCGAGGATGTCCGCGTGGATGCGATGGCGCGTCCGGGGCGCGACATCATTCGCTTCGGGACCGACGCGCCACGCAGGCCCGGTGACTACGGCATCGCCAGACATGGCGGCGCAGACTGGCTGGTCCGCGGCGAGCAGCCCCTGCTGGCGCTGTCCGATTTGCCGCTGGCCGGCCGCCACAACGCCGCCAATGCACTTGCCGCGCTGGCGCTGTGCGAAGCCGGGCTGGGGCTGGAGCCGAAGTCGCTGGTTGTCGGCCTGCTGGCGTTCCGCGGCTTGCCGCACCGCGTCGAACTCGTTGCCGAGCGTGCCGACGGCGTGCGCTTCTACGACGATTCGAAAGGGACCAACGTCGGCGCTACGGTCGCCGCGCTGGCCGGGTTCGACCGGCCCGTGGTGCTGATCGCGGGCGGTGACGGCAAGGGGCAGGACTTCTCGCCGCTCGCCCCGGTCGTGGCCGGCAAGGCGCGCGCGGTGATGCTGATCGGACGCGACGCCGGTCGTATCGAAGGGGCACTGACGGGTTGCGGCGTGCCAACCGAACGTGCCGCTGATCTCGAGGGGGCCGTCGTACGGGCCAACGCGCTCGCCCAGGCGGGTGACGTGGTGCTGTTGTCGCCCGCGTGCGCCAGTCTCGACATGTTCCGCAACTACGCGCACCGTGCCGAAGTCTTCGTCGCGGCGGTACGCGGCTTGCCGGAGGTGTCCGCACGATGAAGCTCGGAGCCAGCCTCGCGGGTCTGTTCGGCGTCGGTGCGCGCAAGACCGAGAACGGCTCGCGCGTCGACGACCGTTTCGCGCGTGGCGGCAATCCGGTGCGCGAACTCGACCTGCTCCTGATCTGGTCTGCCGTGGGCCTGCTGCTGCTGGGCCTGGTGATGGTGTATTCGGCGTCGATCGCCATCGCCGAAGGCAGTCGTTTCACTGGCTACCAGTCGCATTATTTCGTGATGCGGCACGCGGTCTTTCTCGCGGTCGGACTCGGTGCCGGCCTCGTCGCCTTCCAGTTGCCGATGGCGCGGTGGCAGCAGCTCGCCCCGGCGCTGTTCGTCGCTGGCGTGGTCCTGCTCATCGTCGTGCTGATTCCGGGCGTCGGCCGTGAGGTCAACGGCGCGCAGCGCTGGTTGTCGCTCGGTCCGATCAACCTGCAGCCGTCCGAGCTGATGAAGATCTTCGCCGCGCTGTACGCGGCCGACTACACGGTGCGCAAACTCGATGCGATGAGCAGCTTCAAGCGCGGCTTCCTGCCGATGATGACGGTGATCCTGTTCGTTGGCTTCCTGCTGCTGCGCGAGCCGGATTTCGGTGCCTTCGTCGTCATCACCACCATCGCGTTCGGCGTGCTCTTCCTCGGTGGCGTGAATGGCCGCGTCTTCGCCTTGCTGGCGATCGCCGCGGTGATCGGCTTCATCATCCTGATCCTGAGTTCGCCCTATCGTCTGGAGCGCGTGCTTGGCTTCATGGACCCGTGGAAGGACGCCTTCGGCAAGGGTTACCAGTTGTCGCACGCGCTGATCGCCTTCGGGCGTGGCGAGTGGTTCGGCGTCGGCCTCGGCGGCAGCGTCGAGAAGCTGTTCTACCTGCCCGAGGCCCATACCGACTTCCTGCTCGCGGTCATCGCCGAGGAACTGGGCTTCGTCGGCGTGCTCGCGGTCGTCGCCGGTTTCGCGGTCATCGTGCAGCGCGCCTTCGCCATCGGCCGCGAGGCGATCAAGCTCGAGCGCTACTACGCCGGGCTCGTGGCGCAGGGCATCGGGCTGTGGCTCGGCGTGCAGTCCTTCATCAACATGGGCGTCAACATGGGCCTGCTGCCGACCAAGGGGCTGACCCTGCCGCTGATGAGCTTCGGCGGCTCGGGCATCGTCGCCAACTGCGTTGCACTTGCGATCCTGCTGCGTGTCGACTGGGAAGTGCGTCAGCTCAAGCGGGGGAGCAGCGCATGAAGACGCTGATGGTGATGGCTGGCGGTACCGGCGGACACATCTTCCCCGGCATTGCGGTTGCCGAGGTGCTGCGGGCGAAGGGCTGGCACGTGGTGTGGATGGGCAACCCGGATGGCATGGAGGCGCGCATCGTGGCGGGGCGTGGCTACGACACCGCCTGGGTGCGTTTCGGTGCGCTGCGCGGCAAGGGACTGGTGCGCAAGCTCATGTTGCCGGTCAACCTGCTGTCCGGGTTCTGGCAGGCGCTGCGCGAGTTGCGCCGTGCCCGGCCGGACGTCGTGCTCGGCATGGGCGGCTACATCACCTTCCCCGGCGGCATGATGGCGGCGCTGCTTGGCAGGCCTTTGGTGCTGCACGAGCAGAACTCGGTGGCGGGACTCGCCAACCGGGTGCTGGCCCGCGTCGCCGATCGCGTGCTGACAGGTTTCCCCGACGTGTTGAATAACGGCGGCTGGGTTGGCAACCCGGTGCGTGCGGAGATTGCCGGAGTCGCGCCACCGGCCGAGCGTTTCGCTGGCCGGGAAGGGCCGCTGCGGATCCTCGTCGTCGGCGGCAGTCTGGGCGCTGCGGCGTTGAACGAGGCCGTCCCCGCAGCCCTGGGGCGCATGCCGGCCGAGCAGCGGCCGCTGGTGGTGCATCAGGCGGGTGAGAAACAGATCGACGGCTTGCGTACCGCCTATGCCCGCGCGCGGGTAAAGGGTGATCTGCGTCCCTTCATCGACGACATGGCGTCGGCTTATGCCGAGGCCGACCTGGTGATCTGTCGTGCGGGTGCGCTGACGGTCGCCGAGCTGGCAGCGGTGGGCGTGGCCAGCCTGCTGGTGCCCTTCCCGCATGCGGTGGACGACCACCAGACCGGCAATGCGCGCTTCCTTGCCGAGCGGGGTGGTGCCTACCTGCTGCCGCAAACCGAACTGAACGCCGAACGGCTGGCCGGCATTCTCGCCAGCATCGACCGCCCGCGCCTGCTGCAGATGGCCGAGCATGCCCGCGCCCTTGCCCGCCCCCTCGCGGCGGCCGAGGTGGCCCGCGTCTGCGAGGAACTGGCCGGCGGAGAAAGGATATGAAGCACAAGGTCAGAAACATCCATTTCGTCGGTATCGGCGGTTCGGGCATGAGCGGCATTGCCGAGGTGCTGGTTAACCAGGGCTACGCCGTGAGCGGCTCGGATCTCGGTGACAACGCTGCGACGCGCCGCCTGCAGAAGATGGGCGCGCGCGTGATGCGCGGCCACGATGCGGCGCAGGTTGCCGGTGCAGACGTGCTCGTCGTGTCGACTGCCGTGAAACCCGACAACCCCGAAGTTGTCGCCGCACGCGAGCGCCATATCCCGATCGTGCCGCGCGCGCAGATGCTGGCCGAGTTGATGCGCTTCAAGCAGGGCATCGCGATCGCCGGCACGCACGGCAAGACCACGACGACCTCGCTGGTGGCCAGCATCCTCGCCGAAGGCGGCATCGACCCGACCTTCGTGATCGGTGGCCGGCTCAATGCCGCGGGTGCCAATGCGCGCCTGGGCAAGGGCGAGTACCTGGTGGCCGAGGCCGACGAGTCCGACGCGTCCTTCCTGCTGTTGAGCCCGACGATCTCGGTCGTCACCAACATCGACGCCGACCACATGGACACCTACGGCCACGACTTCGGGCGGGTCAAGCAGGCCTTCGTCGATTTCCTGCAGCGCCTGCCCTTCTACGGCGTGGCGGTACTGTGCGAGGACGATGCCAACGTGCGCGAAATCGCGCCGCAGGTCTCCAGGCAGATCGTGCGCTACGGCCTGTCGCCGACCGCCAGCATCCGTGCTGAGAACGTGCGCGCCGACGGTGGCCGCATGCTGTTCGACTGCGTGCGGGTCAATGGCACGACGACGCGCCTGCCGATCGAACTCAACCTGCCGGGCCTGCACAACGTGCTGAACGCGCTCGCCGCCATCGCGGTGGCGACCGAGGTGCAGGTGTCCGACGAGGCCATCATCAATGCGCTGGCGAATTTTCGTGGCGTGGGCCGGCGCTTCCAGCGCTATGGTGAAGTGCATCTGATTGACCAGGATGGCGACGAGGCGGGCAGCTTCACGCTGGTCGACGACTACGGCCACCATCCGGTTGAGATGGCGGCGACGATCGCGGCCGCGCGCGGCGCCTTCCCCGGACGGCGTCTGGTGCTGGCATTCCAGCCGCACCGCTACACGCGCACGCGGGACTGCTTCGAGGACTTCGTCAAGGTGCTGTCGTCCGTCGATGCGCTGCTGCTGGCCGAAGTTTATGCGGCGGGCGAAACGCCGGTCGTTGCTGCCGACGGGCGCTCGCTGGCGCGCGCCATCCGCGTTGCCGGCAATGTCGAGCCGGTGTTCGTCGAGGATATCGCCGACATGCCTAAGATGATTCTGTCTGCCGCGCGCGATGGCGACGTGGTGATCACCATGGGAGCGGGCAGCATCGGCGCCGTGCCGGGCAAGCTCGCACCGATCGAGGAAATGTTGTGAAAGCGCGGTTTGGCAAGGTTGCAGTCCTGTTCGGCGGTTCCTCCGCCGAGCGCGAGGTGTCGTTGATGTCCGGCCAGGCGGTGCTCGCTGCGCTGCAGGGCGCCGGCGTGGATGCGCATGCTTTCGACCCGGCCGAACGGGATCTGCACATCCTCAAGGAAGAGGGCTTCGATCGTGCCTTCATCGCGCTGCATGGTCGCGGCGGCGAGGACGGTACGGTGCAGGGCGCGCTGGAACTGATGGGCATTCCCTACACCGGCAGCGGCGTGATGGCCTCGGCCCTGTCGATGGACAAGTGGCGGACGAAGATGGTGTGGCTGGCCAGCGGGCTGCCCACGCCGCGTTACGCCATCCTCGAGGCCGACTCCGACTGGGATGCGGTGGTCGCCGAGCTGGGGCTGCCGATCTTCGTCAAGCCCGTGCATGAAGGCTCGAGCATGGGGGCGACCAAGGTCACCGAGGCCGGCCAGCTGCGTGCCGCCTGGGAACTCGCCGCCCGCTACGACAGCCTGGTCATCGCCGAGGAATTCGTCGCCGGCGAGGAGCTGACCGCACCCTTCCTCGAAGACCAGGCGCTGCCCCTGGTGCGCATCGTGGCGCCCGACGGCAACTACGATTACCAGCACAAGTACTTTACCGACGACACCCGCTACGACTGCCCCTGCGGCCTGCCTGCCGCGCTCGAGGCCGAACTCCAGGCGCTGATCATGAAGTCGGCTCGCGTGCTGGGCTGCCGGGGCTGGGGGCGTGCGGACCTGATCCTCACCGCGGACGGCCGCCCCTATCTGCTCGAGATGAACACCTCGCCCGGCATGACCAGCCATTCGCTGGTGCCGATGTCGGCGCGTGTGGCCGGTCTCGAGTTCGAGGCCCTGTGCCTGAAGATCCTCGAAGGAGCCCGCCTTGGCTGAGGTGAGCGTGCGCCCCGCCGCAATCCGTTCCGGTCGTCCGGAACGGGTGGCTGCGCGCGCGCCGCGTGCGGAGACGGGGCTGTGGCACCGGCCCGCGCTGCTGAACCTGATCTCGGATCTGCTCACGCTGCTCGCCGCCATCGGTCTGGGCTGGGCGCTGGTGATCTGGTTCGTGTCGCGCCCGCTGTTCCCGTTGCGCGAGATCGTGGTGCTGACGCCGCCCGCCAAGGTCACTGAAGAACAGCTCGAGTACGCGGCCCGCACGGCCATCGACGGCACGTTCTTCACCGTCGATCTGGAGTCGGTGAAGGCGACCTTCGAGAAGCTGCCCTGGGTGCGCAAGGCGGAGGTCCGCCGGCGCTGGCCCGACGCCATCGAGCTGCGTCTGGAAGAGCACCAGGCGGTGGCCTACTGGACGGTTTCGGAAAGCGGCGATGCACGGCTGGTGAATGCGCAGGGCGAGGTCTTCGTCGCCGCCAGCGACGCCGACATGCCGCAGTTCGACGGCCCGCAGGGCAGCGCAGGCTGGCTGCTGGCGCGTCATGCCGAATTTTCCGACCTGCTGCGGCCGCTCGGCGTGCGTCTGGTCGGACTGGCCCTGTCCGCGCGGCAGGCATGGCAGCTCAAACTCGACAACGGCCTGGTGATCATGCTTGGCCGTGAGCAGGACAGGTCCGCGCTCGCCGACAGGCTCAAGCGTTTCATCGCGGCCTGGCCGCGCGTGCGGGAACAGATCGACATCGACATCAAGGTCGCAGACCTGCGCTACCCGAGCGGTTTTGCGCTGACACCGGCCGACGGCACGGTGCTGCTGCACGCCGCCTCGCAAGGCGCCAGGAAGGGCAAGCAATGAGCAAGGAATACAAGGATCTGATCGTCGGCCTCGACATCGGCACGGCCAAGGTGACCTGCATGGTCGCCGAGGTGCGCCCGGACGGCCGGCTCAACGTCGTCGGCCTCGGCACGCAGCCGACCAACGGCCTCAAGCGCGGCGTGGTGGTGAACATCGAAGCCACGGTGGACGCGATCTCGCGTGTCGTGCAGGAAGTCGAGCTGATGGCCGACTGCAAGATCCACGACGTCTACACCGGCATCGCCGGCAGCCACATCAAGAGCTTCAACTCCAGCGGCACGGTCGCGATCAAGGAGAAGGAGGTCACGCCGATGGATGTCGAGCGCGTGATCGAGGTCGCGCGCGCGATGCCGATCCCCGCCGAGCAGCAGATCCTGCACATCCTGACCCAGGAATTCATCATCGATGGGCAGGGTGGCGTGCGTGAGCCGATCGGGATGAGCGGCGTGCGCCTCGAGGTCAAGGTGCACATCGTCACCGGCGCCGTGTCC
This genomic window from Thauera humireducens contains:
- a CDS encoding cell division protein FtsQ/DivIB; its protein translation is MAEVSVRPAAIRSGRPERVAARAPRAETGLWHRPALLNLISDLLTLLAAIGLGWALVIWFVSRPLFPLREIVVLTPPAKVTEEQLEYAARTAIDGTFFTVDLESVKATFEKLPWVRKAEVRRRWPDAIELRLEEHQAVAYWTVSESGDARLVNAQGEVFVAASDADMPQFDGPQGSAGWLLARHAEFSDLLRPLGVRLVGLALSARQAWQLKLDNGLVIMLGREQDRSALADRLKRFIAAWPRVREQIDIDIKVADLRYPSGFALTPADGTVLLHAASQGARKGKQ